Part of the Planococcus plakortidis genome is shown below.
TGTGGACCCGGTCTTCATCGGAAAGCCGGAAATCCATATGCTCGAAACCATCCAGCATGAATGGGGCTTCGAGAAAGAGGAAATGGTGATGATCGGGGATAATTACGATACCGATATCCAGGCGGGAATCCGCTTTGGTATCGACACGGTCCATGTGAATACTGGCGTGACCCCGATGGATGCGGTTATGCAAAAAGACCAGCCTGCAACACACATGCTTGAGAACCTGGGTTTTTGGGAGCATTAAAAAAAGCCGTCCAAAAGGCGGCTTAAAACAAAGGGTTTTCTTCAATGAACTCATATATTTTCTTGGTCAGCTCTTCAGGGCTGTCCGCTTCCACGATTTCTCCATTCACAAGTGCAAAGAGCGATTCGGCACATTGGCTGCAATAGCTTAAACAGCCATATTCGAGCACGTCCAGGTTCGGGTCCTGTTCTAATTTTGCAAAAGACTCTTCAGAACCATTGGCAAGATTGCTCATGCAAAATTCAATTATCGGGTTCATTCCAGCTCACCTCACTACTAGGAAATCCTATCGTGTTTCCTGCCAATCGTCAATTAATTGATTTTGTCCGGAAATGATTGTGAAAGTTATCACAATCAGCTATACTCATATTTGGAATCAATAGCAGAATGACGGGCTAAAGGAGAATTATATGAAGAAATTAGTCTTACTAGGTGGCGGCTACGGCAATATGCGGGTCTTGCTTCGGCTCTTGCCGAATAACTTCCCGCAGGACATGGAAATCATCCTGATTGACCGCACACCTTTCCACAGCATGAAAACTGAATTTTACGCCCTGGCTGCAGGAACCGAATCCGACCAGGAAGTGCGCGTCCCGTTCCCGGAGCACGAACGCCTGAAAATCGTCAATGGCGAAATACGGGAAATCGGGCTTGAGGAGAAATGCATCTTCTTAGAAGACGGACAGCGCATTGCGTACGATGAATTGATCATCGGACTCGGTTGCATCGACAAATACCACGGCGTTCCTGGGGCAGATGAATTCACGTACAGCATCCAGACCATCGGCAACTCGCGGAAAACCTATGAAGCCTTGCTTGGATTGAAGTCCGGCGCGACTGTAGGCGTCGTCGGTGCAGGGCTCAGCGGCATCGAACTCGCCAGTGAATTGCGCGAAAGCCGCAGTGATCTGAAGATCAAGCTATTTGACCGTAGCCCGCGAATTTTGCGCGACTTCCCGGAACGTCTCAGCAACTTCGTCAAGAAATGGTTCGAAAACAACAATGTCGATGTCGTCTCCAATTCGAATATCACGAAAGTGGAACCGAATCTTCTGTATAACCATGAGGAAACGATTCCAGTCGATGCAGTCGTCTGGACGGCAGGGATCCAGCCGGTCAAGCCGGTTCGTGATTTGAATCTGGAAAGCGACAACAGCGGGCGTGTCATCATCAACCAATACCACCAATTGCCGAACGATGAAAATGTCTATGTCGTAGGCGATTGTGCAGCACTTCCGATGGCGCCTTCTGCACAACTCGCAGAAGAACAAGCCGAACAGATCGTCAAAGTGCTGCGCACCAAATGGAAAGGCGAGCCATTGCCTGAAACGATGCCGGAGATCAAGCTGAAAGGCTTCCTCGGGTCGCTTGGGAAAAAACAAGGATTCGCCTACCTCGCCGACCGCACTGTCACCGGACGCATTGCGCGTTTGATGAAATCAGGCGTCTTGTGGATGTATAAATGGCATAATGGGTAAAGAAAAAAGCGCTCCCCGGAGCGCTTTTTTCTTTATTCTGCAGCGGAAAAGCCGTGTTTTTCGAGTTCTTGATAGACAGGCTTTAATTGGATATAACCTTCGCCAACGACTTCGCCTTCAATCAACACGAGCGGGTAGAAAAATTCATCTTCCAAGATGCGCTCCGCGTATTCCTGCCGTTTGGCATCTTGCAGCGGTTTCTCAATATCGATATAGCTTATTGAAAATGGCTGGCCTTTGTATTTTCTCGAAATGGCCGCCTCAAGCCATTCATACGTATCCTTGGACGACGGGGCATTTACACAGCTGGCGCAGATCTGGTCGGTACCGTAAACTTCGATGTTCGGGATTTTTGTCATGATTAATGGCCTCCTGGAAATTCATTATTGGCTTTTTATGCTTATTCACATTATAATGATTGTAATGAAAGGAGTCGATAGAAATGACTGAAGCTATGATGGAAGATCAAGTAATGGAAGTCTTAGATAAATTGCGGCCATTCCTTTTGCGCGACGGGGGAGACTGTGAATTGGTGGATGTAGAGGACGGGATCGTGAAGCTCCGCCTACTGGGCGCTTGCGGCAGCTGCCCAAGTTCAACCATCACATTGAAAGCGGGCATTGAACGCGCGCTTGTCGAGGAAGTTCCTGGCGTCGTTGAAGTGGAACAAGTCTTTTAATATCCAGGGGCCTTTCGCAGGTCCCTTTTTATGTCCGCCATACGGGTGGCAAAATGGAAAAGAAAGGGTGAACGTAGATGACACAAGTTGTAGAAATTACAGAAGCCGCTTCTTTCCAAGTGAAGGAAATGATGCGCCATAACGAAGAGGAAGGATCTTTTCTGCGTGTAGCTGTAAAAGGCGGCGGCTGCAGTGGCCTGACATATGGCATGGGTTTCGAGCAGGAAGCTTCTGATACGGACGATCAATATGAACAGCACGGTATCCGCATCTTGATCAATAAAGAAGATGCGCCGATCCTTCAAGGCACTATCGTGGATTATAAGCAATCCTTGATGGGCGGCGGGTTCACGATCGACAACCCGAATGCGATTGCTTCGTGTGGCTGCGGAACCAGCTTCCGCACCGCAAAAAAAGCAGGGACGCCTGAAAATTGCTGATGACTTGACCCGCTTTGTCAAAAAAGCGGGTTTTTTCAATTTTCCCTTTTATCGCGCATCTCATGTAAGGGCATTCAACTGTTGAAAAGCATTTGTAAAAGGGCTAATATAGAGGATAGGTGTTTACTGGAATCTGTTTCATTATTTCCGGTACATAAAATGACTTGAAGGTGGTTGCGATTGTGTTGAAAAGACCGTCAATATTAGTATTAGGTGCAGGCTATGGTGGATTGACCACTGTAGTGAACTTGCAGAAAGAATTTGGGACAGACGCTGCGGACATTACGCTCATCAACAAAAACGAATATCATTATGAAAGCACATGGCTACATGAAGCGGCAGCAGGTACATTGCTACCGGAACAAGTGCGCTACGATATCAAAGATGTCATCGATACCGGCAAAGTGAACTTTGTTCAAGCCACTGTCGAAGGCATCGACGTAGACAGCAAGAAAGTCACGACTGACAACGGGGAGTTCACATACGATTACCTGGTCATCGGACTTGGTTTTGAAGGGGAAACATTCGGAATCGAAGGCCTCGACACGTATGCGTTGTCGATCGCCAATGTAAAGGCTGCGCGTTACATCCGCGAGCACATCGAATTCCAATTTGCGACATGGTCCACTGAAGAAGTGAAGAACGACAGCCGCTTGACCATTGTTGTCGGTGGAGCCGGTTTCACAGGGATTGAATTCCTTGGGGAACTTGCGAACCGCGTACCTGAACTTTGTAAAGAGTATGACGTGCCGCGTGAAAAAGTACGGGTTATCTGTGTAGAAGCTGCACCGATGGTCTTGCCAGGATTCGATCCGGAATTGGTAGACTATGCAGTCGGCCATCTTCAAGCGAAAGGCATCGAATTTTCTATCGGAACGCCAGTAGTGGAAGCGACTCCTGAAGGCGTGAAGATCAAGAAGAACGATGATGAGTTTGAATTCATCCATGCCGGCACAGTCGTCTGGGCAGCGGGTGTCCGCGGCAATCGCTTGATCGAGGAAACATCGATCGAAAGCATGCGCGCACGCGTCAAAGTCGAAAAAGACATGCGTGCACCAGGTTATTCCGATGTATTCATCGTCGGGGACTGCGCATTGATGATCAACGAAGAAACGAATCGCCCATACCCGCCGACTGCACAAATTGCGATGCAGCAAGGCGAGCGCATTGCGAAAAACATCAAGGCGCTTGCAGGTGAAGGGTCGACAGAAGAATTTGTTCCTGACTTGAAAGGAACTGTCTGCTCACTTGGCGATGAAGATGCGATCGGCGTTGTCTTCGGCAAGAAAGTGACAGGCAAACGAGCGTCCTTCATGAAGAAAATGATCGACAACCGCGCCTTGTACATGATCGGTGGAGCCGGCCTTGTCTTGAAAAAAGGTAAATTTAACGTACTATAACAATGAAAGCCTCCCGGTACGGGGGGCTTTTTTTCACATCGCGAGGAGGAGGAGCCATGTCAAAAAGTAAAAGGGGAGATGTCTGGCTCGGCGCTGCAGGGCTGGTCGTCAATCAAAACAATGAGTGGCTCGTCGTCAAGAAGCGTTATGGCGGGCTGCATGGGAAATGGTCGCTGCCTGCAGGATTTGTCGAGAAAGACGAAACAATCGACCAAGCGGCCTTGAGGGAAGTGAAAGAAGAAACCGGCATTGACTGTGACTTGATCGGAATGATCGGTTTTCGTTCGGGAGTCATCAAAGGGAGAGTCAGCGATAACATGGGGGTGTTCTTACTGCGCCCGTTACAGGTAAACCAACCCATTCTGGCGCAGCAAGACGAGCTCTACGAAGCTGCATGGCGCTCCCCTGAAGACTTATCAAGTGATGGGGATGCTTCGGTGATGCTACATGAAATGGCTTCATACATAGTGGAGGAAGGGCTTGAGCCGATTGAGGATGTAGATCCCGGCCATATATTTGGCTACACCGATTATAAATTATTTTTCCGCCATAGGGAGTGAATGATAATTAACAGATAATTTTGAATAATAAAGGATAACAGAGAATAAATGAGAATAATCGAGAAAAGGCCATTTGTATCCGTTTACAAATGGCCTTTTTCATTTGCGGTGATTTGCGATACGTGATATATTACCAATTATCAGAATATTAAAACGACATAGGAGGTGTTTCGAATGACAGTCTTCAAGAAAAGAGCAACTGGCAACCATTGCCCATACTGCGCGGGCCAAGGATATTTCCAATTACGGTTGGGCGGCTCCGAAACGTGCTCCTGCTGTTCAGGATCCGGGAAAAACAAATAAACTGCAAAACATGAAAGAGCGGCTGCAATAGCCGCTCTTTTTTATGTGGAAGGAGCTTGTGTGACAAAGTCATGAATACTGTTTCTCCGCATTGAAAGGGCTTTGCCTTTCGGGTAAACTGAGGAAAGGAATAACGGAGGTTAGAGTCCATGAACAGTTCATTTACTATTGTCCAATTAATCATTTCCATCCTGCTTTTTTACGTGATGTTTTTCGGCATCGGCTTTTTACTGAACATGCTGCTGCGCATGACGTGGCTGATGGCGGTTGTATACCCTGTGGTCATTTTGCTCGTCATCGATGATGTTGGCGTGTTTGATTACTTTACGGCACCGGGCGAGTCCTTTTCGATGCTCGGGGAGACGATCCAATCCTTGACAGGCAGCGATATTGCCGTACTGACGGCCGGGTTCCTCGGCGCTGTCACTTCCGGGATCGTCATGAAAATATTGCGCAAGATGGGCTATCAAATGTTTTGATGCCGCTGATAGAAAAAGCCGGGCCGCGTTTGCGGACCGGCTTTTTCTATAGCATGCTGTAGAAGATAACGGACAGCGCGATTCCAGTCAGCGCCCCCATGAACACTTCACTCGGTTTATGGCCGAGCAGCGTCTTGAGTTCCTCGATTTTCTCTTCCTCTTTTTTCGATGGCCATTTGCGTGTTTCCTCCATGAAATTATTGAGATCCTGGCGCAAACGGTTAATGGTCAATGCCTGTTGCCCAGCCTGGAAACGCACGCCTGTCGCGTCATACATCGTAATTACCGCAAATAAGGCGGATACCGCGAATACGGTGGATGAAATGCCGGCCTCATAAGCGACAGCGGTTGTCAGAGAGGTAACAGCGGCAGAATGGGAACTCGGCATTCCGCCAGTTGAAGTGAAAAGACCCCAACTCAATTCACGCGTGACCGCATACTGAATCGGGATTTTAACGAACTGGGCGAAAAAAATCGCAAACAACGCGATCATCAATGGTGTATTGGATAAGAGTTCCATGTGGCAAGCAGCCCCTTTCCACTTAGATTCCGTACAAAAAGTATACCATATGGCTCTGCCTGCACCCCCTAGTCAAGCTATTCCGGAAGCCGAAGCAATGGTACACTGGAGAGGCAGCTAAAAGGAGGATTCTTATGGAAATCAATGTATTGAAACCAACCGAACAGAACGAAGCAGAAATTCTAATCGTCGGCTTGAGCCGCCATCCTGAAAATGCGGAAGGGTGGGAAACGGTAGAGGAGCGCTTTGACGGGAGGCTGGCCGGCTGGATCAAAGACGGCTTGTCATTCGATCCCCAGTCGCTGAGCATTTACCCTACTTTAAAAGGCGATATCCCGCGAGTCATGTTTGTCGGGATCGGTGACCGAAAAAAAATGACGGAAGACGATTTACGCCGTTCGTTCGGCATCGCAGGAAAGCAGTTGATTAAGGAAAAGATCCACTATGCAGCCATCCATGTAGCTTCATTCGAAAATGGGGAAGTGAACAGCGGACAAGTCGCGCACTTGGCAGCTGAAGGCATCCAAATGGGCGCATACCGTTTTGCCGATTATAAAACCGGTTCTAATGAAGTGGACCATCGTCTCGAATCGCTGGGCTTTCTGACAGACGAGCCGTCAGATGCGGTCCGTCAGGCGGCTTTCGTCGGGACGGTCCATGCAGAAGCGGTCAATGAAGCAAGGACGCTTGTCAATATGCCGGCGAATATCCTGACGCCGACAGCGATGGCGGAATATGCACAGGAACTTGGCGAAGCTTATGGATTTGAAACGGATATCCTCGGCCGAAGCGAAATCGAAGAACTTGGCATGGGCGCGCTGCTTGCGGTCAACCAAGGATCGGTCGAAGAACCGCGCTTGATTGTCATGAAATACAAGGCGACAGATAGTTTCGAATCACCGCTTGCACTGGTCGGAAAAGGCATCACATTTGACACAGGCGGCTATTCCCTCAAGCCGAAAGACGGCATCGTCGGCATGAAAGGGGATATGGGCGGAGCTGCGGCTGTGCTCGGCGCAATGCGGGTCATCGGCGAATTGAAACCGGCCAAAGACGTCGTCGCCATCATTGCATCCACCGACAATATGGTGTCCGGCAATGCCTTTAAGCCGGACGATGTCATCACATCGATGAGCGGCAAGACCATCGAAATCCTCAATACCGATGCGGAAGGGCGGCTAGTGTTGGCGGATGCGGTCACATATGCCAAGCAGCTCGGCGCGAGCCAGGTTGTGGATGTGGCGACCTTGACGGGGGGCGTCA
Proteins encoded:
- a CDS encoding YuzB family protein, giving the protein MNPIIEFCMSNLANGSEESFAKLEQDPNLDVLEYGCLSYCSQCAESLFALVNGEIVEADSPEELTKKIYEFIEENPLF
- a CDS encoding NAD(P)/FAD-dependent oxidoreductase produces the protein MKKLVLLGGGYGNMRVLLRLLPNNFPQDMEIILIDRTPFHSMKTEFYALAAGTESDQEVRVPFPEHERLKIVNGEIREIGLEEKCIFLEDGQRIAYDELIIGLGCIDKYHGVPGADEFTYSIQTIGNSRKTYEALLGLKSGATVGVVGAGLSGIELASELRESRSDLKIKLFDRSPRILRDFPERLSNFVKKWFENNNVDVVSNSNITKVEPNLLYNHEETIPVDAVVWTAGIQPVKPVRDLNLESDNSGRVIINQYHQLPNDENVYVVGDCAALPMAPSAQLAEEQAEQIVKVLRTKWKGEPLPETMPEIKLKGFLGSLGKKQGFAYLADRTVTGRIARLMKSGVLWMYKWHNG
- a CDS encoding YuzD family protein; this translates as MTKIPNIEVYGTDQICASCVNAPSSKDTYEWLEAAISRKYKGQPFSISYIDIEKPLQDAKRQEYAERILEDEFFYPLVLIEGEVVGEGYIQLKPVYQELEKHGFSAAE
- a CDS encoding HesB/IscA family protein, yielding MTQVVEITEAASFQVKEMMRHNEEEGSFLRVAVKGGGCSGLTYGMGFEQEASDTDDQYEQHGIRILINKEDAPILQGTIVDYKQSLMGGGFTIDNPNAIASCGCGTSFRTAKKAGTPENC
- a CDS encoding NAD(P)/FAD-dependent oxidoreductase; amino-acid sequence: MKRPSILVLGAGYGGLTTVVNLQKEFGTDAADITLINKNEYHYESTWLHEAAAGTLLPEQVRYDIKDVIDTGKVNFVQATVEGIDVDSKKVTTDNGEFTYDYLVIGLGFEGETFGIEGLDTYALSIANVKAARYIREHIEFQFATWSTEEVKNDSRLTIVVGGAGFTGIEFLGELANRVPELCKEYDVPREKVRVICVEAAPMVLPGFDPELVDYAVGHLQAKGIEFSIGTPVVEATPEGVKIKKNDDEFEFIHAGTVVWAAGVRGNRLIEETSIESMRARVKVEKDMRAPGYSDVFIVGDCALMINEETNRPYPPTAQIAMQQGERIAKNIKALAGEGSTEEFVPDLKGTVCSLGDEDAIGVVFGKKVTGKRASFMKKMIDNRALYMIGGAGLVLKKGKFNVL
- a CDS encoding NUDIX domain-containing protein, with amino-acid sequence MSKSKRGDVWLGAAGLVVNQNNEWLVVKKRYGGLHGKWSLPAGFVEKDETIDQAALREVKEETGIDCDLIGMIGFRSGVIKGRVSDNMGVFLLRPLQVNQPILAQQDELYEAAWRSPEDLSSDGDASVMLHEMASYIVEEGLEPIEDVDPGHIFGYTDYKLFFRHRE
- a CDS encoding YuiA family protein; the encoded protein is MTVFKKRATGNHCPYCAGQGYFQLRLGGSETCSCCSGSGKNK
- a CDS encoding YuiB family protein, whose protein sequence is MNSSFTIVQLIISILLFYVMFFGIGFLLNMLLRMTWLMAVVYPVVILLVIDDVGVFDYFTAPGESFSMLGETIQSLTGSDIAVLTAGFLGAVTSGIVMKILRKMGYQMF
- a CDS encoding divergent PAP2 family protein; its protein translation is MELLSNTPLMIALFAIFFAQFVKIPIQYAVTRELSWGLFTSTGGMPSSHSAAVTSLTTAVAYEAGISSTVFAVSALFAVITMYDATGVRFQAGQQALTINRLRQDLNNFMEETRKWPSKKEEEKIEELKTLLGHKPSEVFMGALTGIALSVIFYSML
- a CDS encoding leucyl aminopeptidase is translated as MEINVLKPTEQNEAEILIVGLSRHPENAEGWETVEERFDGRLAGWIKDGLSFDPQSLSIYPTLKGDIPRVMFVGIGDRKKMTEDDLRRSFGIAGKQLIKEKIHYAAIHVASFENGEVNSGQVAHLAAEGIQMGAYRFADYKTGSNEVDHRLESLGFLTDEPSDAVRQAAFVGTVHAEAVNEARTLVNMPANILTPTAMAEYAQELGEAYGFETDILGRSEIEELGMGALLAVNQGSVEEPRLIVMKYKATDSFESPLALVGKGITFDTGGYSLKPKDGIVGMKGDMGGAAAVLGAMRVIGELKPAKDVVAIIASTDNMVSGNAFKPDDVITSMSGKTIEILNTDAEGRLVLADAVTYAKQLGASQVVDVATLTGGVIVALGKDKTGALTNDDAFYGSLQDVSKKTGEFIWQLPLTENDKKRLRKSDVADLNNSPGRDGHMIFGGGFVGEFVGDTPWIHLDIAGTSHADAAHDLGPQGGTGAMVRTLALFVEKLGDDL